The Priestia megaterium NBRC 15308 = ATCC 14581 region AACACCTATATACGGAGTAGCCACAAAGCTAATCACCGTCATCATCAGCATAATCATGCCAAATAGTTTATTTCCATCTGGAGATGCAACTAACAGTAAAGGAATGGCAAGCATCGTAATACCGGAACCAATAGAAGATAAAACATTCGCAACTACTACGGCTTGAAAGCGACGGTCCTTATAAAGCGCCTTCATCAAACATTTTGCTTAGCTTCTAAAATTTGCTTAGACACTTGTGTATACATAGTCAGCTCATTAACTAATTCATGAATTCCGTCAGCTGCGTTTTTTCGTAAAGTCCCTTTTTCCAGGATGTCTGCAGGGTCTAATACCAACTGCTTAGATAGAACATTCGCATACAAGGCGCGTGTAACGGTTCTAAGGTTATTTAAAGCATTAATGCCTCCTTTTCCTCCTCCTGATACTGCTAAAAGTGCTACGGGCTTATGCGCAAAATACGCACTGTTTAAGAAGTCAAACGCGTTTTTTAACGCTCCGCTCATAGCTCCGTGGTACTCGGGCGTCGCAAGTAAAATACCATCCCCTTTTTCTATTTTTTTAATCAGCTCTTGTACTTCTTCTGTTTCATACTGATGAGGTTCACCTGTGAAGATAGGAAGTGATAATTGGCTTAAATCTAAAAAAGAACTTTGATAGCTTTTGTGAATCTCTCTCGTCACTTGTGTTGTTCGGCCTGTTTCTCTGGGACTTCCGTTGATAATAAGTATGTTCATGCTTATCTACTCCTCTGTCGTTTGGTTATATATATAGTATAGGGATGATTGAACTTTTTTTCGTCATGCTATTGGTAGAAAGAAAGCTACCAATATAGACGGAGAAGCACAGAGAAAAACCTACGACTAAAGTCGTAGGTTAGGAAATGCCGTGCTGCACAGCATATAGAGCAGCTTGCGTGCGGTCTTGAACACCGAGCTTCGATAAAATATTAGACACATGTGTTTTTACTGTTTTTTCTGTAATATGTAAGGAAGCACCAATTTCTTTGTTGCTTTTACCCTTTGCAATTTCTTTTAATACGTCTTTTTCTCGTTTCGTTAAGTGGTCAATAAAATTGACTTTCTTTTCGCTGCTTTTGGTTAACCGTGTTAGCAAGTGCGTAGTGACTTTGGGATGAAGCTGATTTTCTCCGTTCATTAGCTTTCGAATTGCGGCTACAAGTTCATCTGGATCGCTTTCTTTTAGCTGATAGCCTGAAGCTCCTGCTTCTAATGCCGGTATCACGTGATCTTGATCTGAAAAGCTTGTTAGAATCATGACTTGTATATGCGGCGCTTGTTTTTTTAGTTCTTTTGTTGCTTCGATTCCATCTAGAACCGGCATTGATAAATCCATTAACACAATATGAGGCTCTAGAGATGTCGCTAGCTTTAAAGCTTCCTCTCCGTTAGAAGCTTCTCCTACAACTTCTAAATCAGGCTGCGTTTGTAAGAAAAAGACAAGTCCTTTTCGGACGACATGGTGATCATCTGCGATTAAAATCTTTATTTTCATGTGCGCTCCTTTCCGTTATGAAAGAGGAATAGATACTTCCACAACCGTTCCGTTTCCTATACTGCTTGTAACAGATAGATTCCCATTTAATCTGTTTATTCGCTCCTGCATGGTTTTTAACCCAAGCGTCGGCAACTCTGCTGAAGGGCTATATATAAATCCATTGCCGCTATCTTGAATTTTCATAATTACCTGTTCTTTGCTTATATTTACGTTTAAATGTACCTCTGCCGTACCCGCATGCTTTCGGCAATTATTAAAAGCTTCTTGTCCGACTCTCCACAGTGTCTCTTCAATCACAGCAGGCAAAACGGACACTCCTTTAATTTGTTCTTCTATGTTAAGCCCTAGCATTTGACCATAGCTTTTTAACGCACTGACAACGCCGTTTTCTAATCCTTGAGGACGAAGCTGCCAAATTAAAGCTTTCATTTCCACTTGAGCATGCTGAGCAGTTTCTTGGATTAAGGAAAAAGTCTCTTTTAACTGCACATCTTTCGCTAGGCTGCTTCCGGCTTTGGCTGTGACATTAATTGAAAACAACAGCTGATTAACAGAATCGTGAAGGTCTTTTGCCAGCCTGTTTCTTTCTTCAATAAGTTTTACTTCCTGCTGAGATTGAGTCAGCTTAATCCGCTTGATAGCCGTGCCAATTTGAAGAGCGACGGATCCTAATAAATCAAGCTCTCGCTGTTCAAAATGAATTTTATGAGGGGCAGCTACATTTAATAATCCAAAGCGTTCATCCCCTGCTTGTAAAGGAACCGTTGCGTGATGGGTAATGTCGTGTGTATCTCCCCACTCATAAATGACGGAATCTTCAAGTCTTTTGCACTCCATAATATTAGACGCTTTTTGAAGCCGGCCATCCATATACCGATCAACACACCAGCAGCTTCCGTTACACATAGGCTGAGCGCTTTTATTTAATAAAGCTGGCGGCAAATGCTGAGCGGCAATCATCTCATGTTTTCCATTTTTATCAATAAAAAAGATCCATCCTGTTTGTAAATCTGTTATTTGCAGCAGTTTTAAAAGAGCATCGTGAAGCATTGTATGTAAATTAGTGCCTTCATTTAAAATCTCGGCAATGTCTTTTAAAATCTTAAGCTCTGAAATATGATCTTTTTCCATAGCCTCTCTCCTATATGATGTATTTTCCATTTTTTATTTTATCACAATTAAAGACGATTCCGGCTAATAGACCGTTATTTTTAAGGTGTTTTCGCTTAGGTATGTAAGAGTTTTTGACATCAATAATAAAAAATTCAAAAAGTATGTCAGGTAGTTTAACAATTAGCTAGAGTCTTTACGTAAAACGAACTATAATACAGATAATTCACGTAAGAAAAGAAAAAACGAAAGGAAATGAGAAGAGAAAAATATTAAAATTAATATGTTGAAAACGCTTCCAAAAATGAAGGCATAGTGCTATTATATAATTATTAACAGAATAGGGATGTGAGAAAGATGAATAAATTATTTTTAGAAGAGTTACGATACATTATCTTGTGTGAAGTGCCTATGACAAAGTACCGAGTAGAGCAGCTTCAAGACAAATTTGATCAAAGCCCCTACTTAATTAATGAACTTTATCAACTCCTATTCGAAAAGCGTCACATTTTAGCTTTCGTTGATGATATTGAATCATCCCTGTATGACTATATTGTGAATAAAGAAATGATGGATGCTAAAACCTATTATGGAGCTATTACACACGTAGCAAATCTTTTCAGCGAAACGCCTACATATATAAAATGCAAAATAAAAAAATATAGAGAGTCTTCGATTTCAAGTATCAGTGCCTAAAAGTTGCGCACAGCTGATTCAAATAAAAAGCAAAAAA contains the following coding sequences:
- a CDS encoding GAF domain-containing sensor histidine kinase; protein product: MEKDHISELKILKDIAEILNEGTNLHTMLHDALLKLLQITDLQTGWIFFIDKNGKHEMIAAQHLPPALLNKSAQPMCNGSCWCVDRYMDGRLQKASNIMECKRLEDSVIYEWGDTHDITHHATVPLQAGDERFGLLNVAAPHKIHFEQRELDLLGSVALQIGTAIKRIKLTQSQQEVKLIEERNRLAKDLHDSVNQLLFSINVTAKAGSSLAKDVQLKETFSLIQETAQHAQVEMKALIWQLRPQGLENGVVSALKSYGQMLGLNIEEQIKGVSVLPAVIEETLWRVGQEAFNNCRKHAGTAEVHLNVNISKEQVIMKIQDSGNGFIYSPSAELPTLGLKTMQERINRLNGNLSVTSSIGNGTVVEVSIPLS
- a CDS encoding response regulator, coding for MKIKILIADDHHVVRKGLVFFLQTQPDLEVVGEASNGEEALKLATSLEPHIVLMDLSMPVLDGIEATKELKKQAPHIQVMILTSFSDQDHVIPALEAGASGYQLKESDPDELVAAIRKLMNGENQLHPKVTTHLLTRLTKSSEKKVNFIDHLTKREKDVLKEIAKGKSNKEIGASLHITEKTVKTHVSNILSKLGVQDRTQAALYAVQHGIS
- a CDS encoding NADPH-dependent FMN reductase, whose amino-acid sequence is MNILIINGSPRETGRTTQVTREIHKSYQSSFLDLSQLSLPIFTGEPHQYETEEVQELIKKIEKGDGILLATPEYHGAMSGALKNAFDFLNSAYFAHKPVALLAVSGGGKGGINALNNLRTVTRALYANVLSKQLVLDPADILEKGTLRKNAADGIHELVNELTMYTQVSKQILEAKQNV